GTCAAAGAGGGGATTCTGACCGGTTCTCACTGGGGGGCTATCCGTGCCACCGTGGTTGATGGTTGTTTTATTGAGGCCAAACCGTTTGAGCATGATAAATACCCGTCAAAAATGATCGCCGGACTCCCGGATCACGTACACGGTGGGGCGCGTATTCGCTATCCGATGGTCCGCGTGGACTGGTTGCGTAAGCGCCATCAGAGCGATACCACTCAGCGCGGAGATAACCGTTTTGTACGCGTTTCGTGGGATGAAGCGCTGGACTTCTTCTACCAGGAGCTGGAACGCATTCAGAAGACCTATGGTCCGAGCGCGCTGCTGACTGCCAGCGGCTGGCAATCGACCGGGATGTTCCACAATGCTTCCGGGATGCTGGCACGTGCCATTGCGCTGCATGGCAACAGCGTGAGTACCGGGGGAGACTATTCCACCGGCGCCGCTCAGGTCATTCTGCCGCGCGTGGTAGGGTCAATGGAGGTATATGAACAGCAGACCTCCTGGCCGCTGGTACTAGAAAACAGCAAAACCATTGTGCTGTGGGGTTCCGACCTGATTAAAAACCAGCAGGCGAACTGGTGGTGTCCGGATCATGATGTCTACGAATACTACGAGCAACTGAAGGATAAAGTGGCGCGGGGTGAGATTTCGGTCATCAGCGTTGACCCGGTCGTCACCTCAACGCATGACTATCTGGGCCGCGACAAGGTTAAGCACATCGCCGTGAACCCGCAGGCTGATGTGCCGCTACAGCTGGCGTTGGCACACACGTTGTATACCGAGAAGCTCTACGATAAGCATTTCCTCGATAACTACTGCGTTGGGTTTGAGCAATTTCTGCCTTATCTGCTGGGCGAAAGTGACGGACAGCCTAAAGATGCCCAGTGGGCGGAAAAAATCTGCGGAATTGATGCAGATACGATTCGTGAACTGGCGCGGCAGATGGCGGGCGGCAGAACGCAAATTATTGCCGGCTGGTGCGTCCAGCGTATGCAGCATGGGGAACAGTGGGCGTGGATGATCGTGGTGCTGGCCTCGATGCTCGGTCAAATCGGTTTACCCGGCGGCGGCTTTGGCTTTGGCTGGCATTACAACGGTGCGGGCACCCCGGGGCGTAAAGGGATTATCCTGAGCGGTTTTTCTGGCTCCACCACCGTACCTCCTGTGCATGACAGCACCGATTATAAGGGCTACAGCAGTACTATTCCGATCGCGCGTTTTATCGATGCGATTCTGGAGCCGGGCAAAAACATTAACTGGAACGGCAAAACCGTTAAGTTACCGCCGTTGAAGATGTGTGTTTTTGCCGGGACCAACCCTTTCCATCGTCACCAGCAGATTAATCGCATTATTGAGGGATGGCGTAAGCTGGAAACCGTCATCGCCATCGATAATCAGTGGACGTCGACCTGTCGATTCGCCGACATCGTATTGCCGGCGACGACCCAGTTTGAACGTAACGATCTTGACCAATATGGCAACCACTCCAACCGCGGAATTATCGCCATGAAGCAGTTGGTGCAGCCGCAGTTTGAAGCGCGTAATGATTTCGATATTTTCCGCGATCTTTGCCGCCGCTTTAACCGTGAAGAAGCGTTCACTGAAGGGCTGGATGAGATGGGATGGTTGAAGCGCATCTGGCAGGAAGGAAGCCAGCAAGGGAAGGGACGCGGTGTTCATCTTCCGGCCTTCGACGTTTTCTGGAATCAGCAAGAGTACGTTGAATTCGAACATCCGCAGATGTTTGTTCGTCATCAGGCCTTCCGCGAAGATCCCGACCTTGAACCGTTGGGGACGCCAAGCGGTTTGATCGAGATATATTCGAAAACCATTGCCGATATGCAATATGACGATTGCCAGGGGCATCCGATGTGGTTCGAGAAAATCGAACGTTCACACGGTGGGCCAGGGTCGCAACGTTGGCCGCTGCATCTGCAATCCGTCCACCCGGATTTCCGTCTGCATTCACAGCTCTGCGAGTCCGAAGCGTTGCGTAAGCATTACGCGGTAGGTGGCAAAGAGCCGGTGTTTATTAACCCACAGGATGCCAACGCCAGGGGCATTCGCAACGGCGATATAGTTCGTGTATTTAACGCGCGTGGACAAGTGCTGGCCGGGGCGGTTGTCTCCGATCTCTACTCGCCGGGCGTGGCGCGCATCCATGAAGGTGCCTGGTACGACCCTGATAACGGTGGAGAAACCGGAGCGCTGTGTAAATACGGCAATCCGAACGTGTTAACGATAGATATCGGCACGTCTCAGCTGGCGCAGGCAACCAGCGCCCATACTACGCTGGTGGAAATTGAGAAGTATACCGGCAAGGTGGATAACGTGACGGCATTCAGTGGCCCGATAAAAATGGTGGCGCAGTGTGAATATGTCCCGGCTGAGCAGGTGAAGTCATGATGAAAGACACCTCCCTGACAAAAGAACAAATGGCCTGCGTGTACGCCTGGCTGGCGCAGTTATTTTCCCGGGAGCGTGACGATGAAAGCCTGGGGCTTTTGCAGTCCAGCGAAATGGCTGAGTGGTTCGCGGTGCTCAAAGGCGAGCCGCTGCTTGAGGCGCAGGTCCTTCTGCTGGAGGCGAAAATTGCCGCGCTCAAGGTGCGGGAAGACGCTACCCTGGAACTGGCGGCTGATTTTTGCAGCCTGTTCCTGATGTCGGATAAACATGCGGCGTTCCCCTATGCATCGGCTCATCTTGAAGGAGGGCCAAACTATGGGGTCATTAAACAACTATTATCTGATGCGGGCATGCAGGTAAGCGATACGTTTAGCGAGTCAGCCGATCATCTGGCAATTTTTATCGAACTGCTGAGCCATCTGCATTTTTCCCTGGCAGAGGCAGGACCGCGTCATCAGCAGGTTGATGCGTTGCGCAGAGAAACGCTGGCAGGGCTGTTACGCTGGTTGCCGGAGTTCACCACTAAATGCTGTCGGTATGATGACTTTGGTTTTTACGGCGCGCTAAGTCAGCTGTTGCTGGCTTTGGTCAGACTGGATAATCAGCGCTGAGAGCAGCACATCCGGTGGTAATGAATCTGTTGCCTCCGTCGTATTGCTACGTTCACCTTATGTTTTTCACTTCTCTGAAACGATACTGTCTGTGAACGTGTTAAGGGTACTATCGCCGTACCCTTAACAATCCCGGCTCCCGGCGGGAAAATTGTTGCTGCGCAATACTCTCCGCTTATTCCTTCAGGCTACCGGGCCGGGCGCGAGGCAACATCCCTGTAAAACGCGCCCTGAACCCGCATCCCTGCGGGGTCTCCCGGCCTTACGGAAACACGTCGGCAATTTTCAGCCGGACCAGTCCACACTTGACCTCCTGCGCTTTGATTTGAAAATCGCTGAACAGCAAAACAGATTTAACTGGAAATTAGGGCGTTGAAGCGATGACCTCGCTATGGTTGTTCCACTCCCAGTTATTTCCATGGTCTTTCATCTTCGTGAACTGAATGGCATTAGCACATTCGCTCCCGTTTTAACCCTATCACCGTACAACCAGCACCGGACATTTCGCGTGGCGTACCACGGCTGCTGCCGTTGAACCCAGCAGATAAGTGCTAAAACCGGGTTTATGTGAGGCGATGACAATAAGCTCGGCGTCTACTGATTCCGCCAGTTTGAGGATCTGATCCTTTGGCGGGCCGTAAACGACATGAGTTTGACTCCTGCCTGCAGGAATATTGAACTGCTTAATAATCTCTTCGAGTTTTTCGCTGGCCTTGGCCTGCAGACCACTTCTGTCCGGGAATTCGGTAGAGTAGGCCAGCCCCAGCGAGGCATAGAACGGAACGGTAGGAATAACGGCTAAAAAGTGAACCTTCGCGGTTTTGGCATGCGCCTGAACCTGTGGAACTACATGGCGAGTCAAATCGGTTTCAGAGATATCAATGGGCACCAGAATTGAGCGATACATATTCACTACCTCCTGTTTGTTTACCTCTACTCTGAGTGTAGCGAAAGTTGTCTTTGTATAATAAGTGACCAGATCAAGGTTACGTGCATAAATGTGCGTCAATGAAATGTGTGTGTCGCATGTCTGGCCGTATATGTATATGTGAGCAAAATTGTAAGACAGATATCTTCATTAATACGTGTAATCAAAAAACAGAAAAGGGTTCTTTTTTATGTGTTTTCATTATATATTTAATTATATAACGTTTGTCACCAAAGGATTAATTTCAACAGTTTTTAATCGTTATCAAACTTTTATTCTGATGTTTGTGTGATTAATAGTTAATCAAACTTTATGTTTGGTTTAAAATTCTAATTTTAAACGAAATTTGATATTTACATTTCGTTCTCATTAATTATGCGAGCCCCTTCAAACTTACCTATTGGCTGATTCTTATTTCTCTCTTCGCTTGATGAATATCAATAAGTAGCTGCTTTAGTATATTTATTGTCTACCTCTAAAAGGGTATTCGTCTGATGGAAATATAAGATGAGAAAAATAAATAAAACTATCATATGGACGATGCTGCTGTGCATTGTTCTTGGTGCAGTTATTGTTTTGGCAGGGCAATGGACATTGCACAAAACCTCGAGCACGGAATTTTGTTTGTCGTGCCATACGATGCAGGCACCTTACGAGGAATATACCGGCTCGGTTCACTTCCAGAATCAGAAAGGCATTCGTGCAGAGTGCGCGGACTGTCATATCCCGGAGGGCGGGCTGGATTATCTGGTGGCTAAGCTGCGGGCCTCAAAAGATGTTTATCACCAGTTCATAACCAAAAAAATCGATACCCCGGAAAAATTTGAAGAACATCGTCTGGAGATGGCGCAAACCGTCTGGGCACAGCTCAAGGCGAGTGATTCTGCGACCTGCCGTAGCTGCCACAGTATGGACGCCATGGATCTTGCTGCACAAAGCGCGGATGCCCAGAAGATGCACAAAATGGGCATCGCGGAAAAGCAAACCTGTATTGATTGCCATAAAGGCGTCGCCCATTTCCCACCTGAAATAAAAATGGATGACAGTGCGCTTAAAGGGCTTGAAGCGCAGTCAGCCTCTACTCCAGCCTCGGCAACTGAGCTTTATGCCGTAAGCAATACCGCGCTTGGCGATCTGGGAACTGTTTACCCGGCAACAAAAATGCAGGTTCTGAAAACAACGGACAACGCGCGACTGGTCGAGATTCGCGGTAGCCAGATGCAGGGAAGTGAACAGGTTATTTACTACGCAGCAGGGCAGCGTTTGATTCTTGCCAGCCTGAGTGAAAAAGGTCAGCAGTCGCTGAAGATCCTCTCCGACTGGAAAAAAGATGACTACGGCAATGCGTGGCGAGATGTCGTGCTGCAGGGCGAATGGAGCGGTTCCGCTCTCGCCAGCCGCGAACCCATGTGGGATTACGCACGCAAACTCGACAATGTGTACTGCGCGGGTTGTCATGCGCCAATTCCGGCGAATCATTTCACGCTCAACGCCTGGCCTTCTGTGGCAAAAGGGATGGGTGCTCGTACCAATATCAGTGAAAATGAACTGGATATCCTGAGCCGTTACTTCCAGTACAACGCGAAAGACATGAACAAATAAGCGATAAATCAGGAGAAATCATGAAACTCACAAGACGTGACTTTATCAAGACGGCTGGCGCGGCAACCGGGACAATGGCGATTTCTTCGGTGATCCCAATGCCGGCCTGGGCCGAAGGCCAGAATGGCGGGGCAATCCTGACGGCAGCACGTTGGGGTGCGGTATACGTGGAAGTAAAAGACGGCAAAGTGGTTTCCTCAAAAGGTGCGTTGCCGAAAACGGTGCCGAACTCATTACAGCAAACCGCGCCGGATCAGGTTCATACCAATATCCGCGTTAAGTATCCGATGGTGCGCAAAAGCTATCTGGAAAACCCGGGTAAAGCGGATGGTAAACGTGGTAACGATCCTTTCGTGCGTGTGAGTTGGGAACAAGCGCTGAAGCTCATTCACGAGCAGCATAGCCGGATCCGTAGCAGCTATGGCCCGTCCTCAATATTTGCCGGTTCCTATGGCTGGCGCTCCAGCGGCGTTCTGCATAAGGCGCAAACCCTACTGCAACGCTATATGAGCATGGCCGGTGGCTACGCCGGTCATACCGGAGATTATTCAACCGGGGCCGCGCAGGTGATCATGCCTTACGTTGTGGGATCGGTTGAAGTCTATGAGCAGCAAACCACCTGGCCGATGGTGCTAGAGCACAGTCAGGTCGTGGTGCTGTGGGGGATGAACCCGCTCAATACCCTCAAAATTGCCTGGAGCAGCACGGATGAACAGGGGATTGAATACTTTAATCTGCTGAAAAAATCAGGGAAAAGCGTCATCGCCATCGATCCGATGCGTTCTGAAACCATCGAGTTCTTTGGTGATAATGCGACCTGGATTGCGCCACATATGGGGACCGATGTGGCGATGATGTTAGGGATCGCCCACACGCTGGTGAAGAAAAATCTTCACGACAAAGCCTTCCTGGAAAAATACACCACCGGATATCCGCAGTTTGAAGAGTACCTGCTCGGCAAGAGCGACAAAATTGAGAAAACCGCCGAGTGGGCATCTGGCGTGTGTGGCGTGCCTGCTGAGCAACTGGAAAAGCTGGCGGAAATTTTCTCCAGCAACAAAACCATGCTCATGGCAGGCTGGGGGATTCAGCGTCAGCAATACGGTGAGCAAAAACACTGGATGCTGGTGACTCTGGCGGCGATGCTGGGGCAAATTGGTACCGAAGGCGGTGGTTTCGGGTTCTCTTATCACTATTCTAACGGCGGTAACCCAACACGCACCGGTGGGGTATTGCCAGCAATTTCCGCCAAAATTGAGGGGGGATCATCTGCGGGCAACGACTGGGCGGTTTCTGATGCGGTGACCAGCCTGCCGGTAGCGCGAATTGTCGAGGCGCTGGAAAACCCAGGCGGCAAATATCAGCATAACGGTAAAGAGCAAACCTTCCCGGATATCAAAATGGTCTGGTGGGCGGGTGGCGCTAACTTTACCCATCATCAGGATACCAACCGCTTAATCAAAGCCTGGCAGAAGCCTGAACTGGTTGTCATCTCTGAGTGTTACTGGACCGCAGCGGCCAAACACGCCGATATTGTTCTGCCAATCACCACCTCGTTTGAGCGTAACGATCTGACCATGACCGGTGATTACAGTAACCAGCATCTGGTGCCTATGAAGCAGGTCATCGCGCCGCAGTTTGAAGCGCGTAGTGATTTTGACGTATTTGCCGATCTGGCTGAGATGCTCAAGCCGGGTGGTAAGGCGGTCTACACCGAAGGCAAAGACGAAATGGCGTGGCTGAAGCAGTTCTATGACGTTGCGCAAAAAGCCGCCCGCGCCCAGCGTGTCGCCATGCCTCAGTTCAACGCGTTCTGGCAGCAGAATAAACTGATCGAAATGCGTGAGAATGAAAAGAATAACAAATATGTGCGCTACGCGGATTTCCGCAGCGATCCGGTGATGAATGCGCTGGGAACGCCGAGCGGCAAGATAGAAATCTACTCGAAAACGATTGAAGGCTATCAGTATAAAGACTGTCCGCCGCATGCGTCCTGGATTGAACCGGATGAATGGAAAGGAACTGCGGATAAAGATCAGCTGCAGCTACTGACGGCGCACCCGGCACATCGTCTGCATAGCCAGCTGAACTACGCGTCGCTGCGTAAAGAATACGCGATTGCCAATCGTGAACCGGTGACGATTCATCCGGATGACGCGAAAGCCAGAGGGATTGCCGAGGGCGATCTGGTTCGTGTATGGAATGCTCGCGGACAGGTTCTGGTGGGGGCGCACGTCAGCGACGGTATCAAACCGGGAATCATCTGTATCCATGAAGGCGCATGGCCGGATATTGAAAACGGTATCTGTAAAAATGGCGGCGCGAACGTGCTGACGGCGGATATCCCAACCTCACGGCTGGCGAATGGCTGTGCGGGGAATACCAGCCTGGTATATGCAGAAAAATTCACCGGTGAAGCGCCAAAACTCACCGTCTTTGATGAGCCAGCAATTGTCACCATGTAATGATGATGGCTGATAAACGGGGGCCGTAAGGCTCCCGTTTTTTATTACTGTTTGGGCAACGTTTTACTGTTGTTACTCAGCCAGCTCAATCACATCTCCCGTTGCCGGTGCGTCAGTTCCCGGAAGCCACAATCGCCCCCACGAACCGGTACAATGACAGCCGAGCAGTTTTTCGGGTTGCAGTTGCTTAATAAATTGTCGGGTCCGCCATAGCTTAGCGGGGGAGGCAGCACGTAAATGAAACCCACCGATCAGGGCATAAATTTGGTTAACCCCTGTGATTTTCTGGCAATGGCGTACGATGTTCTCTATTCCCCGATGCCCGCAACCAGTAATGATGACTAACCCGCGTTCAGATTTATAGATCAACACGCCTTCGTCACTGATGTAATCTGGTTGGAGTGTTTTTTCGCTAATCACACCATAGGATTGTGGCGTGGGGACGCTAATTTCCCCGGACCACAAAAAGCGATTGCTGATAGCCAGCGGCTCGCGGGTGTATTCCATGATGAATCGAGAGTAGTTGTTATCACGCGAGAGTTTTTTAAGTTTTCGTGGTGTTCCCGCAACAGTAACTGAGGCGTATCGTTCACAGGCTATTTGGGGATGGCAAATGATACGGCTGTTATCCGCAAGCCACGGCACGCCGCCGCAGTGATCGTAATGGCCGTGCGACAGCACCACGGCGGTTAAGTGCGTCAGGTCCACGCCCATTTGTGCAGCGTTATGCATGAAGCTGCCATCCGGCCCGGTATCAAACAATATTGTGGTCGTTTCATCCTGAACTAACAGACTTAATCCAGGCTTTGCCAGTAATGTTTTTCCAGCGCCAGCAGCACGTCGGTTTTCAAGCAGCACCGTGAGGGTCAAAGCCATGTCTGACTCCAGTATTAAAACGGCATACTGTAATGCATGGCTGTTGAGGGTGCTGTGATCGCAGCGCTCTTTAGCGGTATCTGTTATTCACGCACAATTTTGCCAGCGTTTCCTGCATCGCTGTCATTCCAGCTACCGCGACCATTTGTTTTAATGGTGTAAGTGGCATAACCGACGCGGAAGGTCATCGTATCCTTATAGGTATTTACGTCACGCACTTCCTTACCATTGACGTAAACGCCGGAATCTTCGACGTGAATATCAACGCTGCGTTGACCATTGGCAAATTTGGCCACGTAATTTCCGCTGAATTTGCCATCAATACCCGCATTATCGTGGTTATCCCGGCCTGTGGTATTTTGCTGCTCTTCACCATGGCGATGATGACGATTTTGCTGGCTGTTATCGCTCTCGATAAAGCCATGATCGTGGTTCCACTGATAGGATTTGTTCACATCACAACCATTGAGTTCGCTCATTTGCGTACAACCTGAACGTTCATATTTTTTCTGCATTGCCGGGGTAATTGCATATGCCGTTGTGGCCGTTGTCAGACCAAGGACCAGGAGGGTTAGCAGACGTTTATTCATTTTTCACTCACTATCATCATTAAGTTTATTTATAGGAACACGAGCTTTTTGGCTGTCATTTTTACGACGATGGCAGTCTCCCATTAAATATTAACGACGCATACCAGGGGGAATCCTAATTTATAATTAGGGTGAGGTGATAAATGTTGTGATACGCAACATAATAAGTAGTTGATTTACGATTTTCACACAATCTGAATAAAGACTTAAAAGGTTTTTACTTTTTAATGGGAGATTTAATGAATTATTAATATTGACATTAACGATGAACAAGGATGCAGGCTTGTATATAAACAGGCCTGCACGGGGAGAGTAGTCCACAATATTCAAACTTAGCGTATTTATGGATATTGTCGTCAATACAGCTCGTCTTTACCCTTGAGTTGAGATCTGTGCGCGGTGCTGCTCGGCCTGTATCTCATGAGCAAATGAATGGCCGTTATTTACTGATTGGTGAACAACCATTGCTTTTTCATGTTCATTCATTTGTGAAAATGATTGCGCATTGGTTGGTGTTGACGATGAATTATTTGCCTGCGAGGCATGTGCCTGCGCCATTTGTTGATGTGCAGAGGCATCACTGTTATTCATCATTTCATGAGCCATTGCGGCCTGTTGATGCACTTTAGGTGTTTCTGCCGCATTAACGCCAACTGAAATAAAAAACGCGATAGCTAAAAAAGAGGACATCTTATTCATCATATTTCTCCTGTTTGGGTTTACGGAAGAAAGTATAATTAATGGGGACTGTCAGTGGCGTGACAGGATTATGACGGTTGTGTCAGAGAATAGGTGATGACAGGTATAAGCGTCATCACCATAAATTACATCGCGTGCTTGGGAAGCGTCAGAATAAAGCGAGTGACATAAGGATCGGAAGTTACCGAGACTTTTCCGTGATGGGCAATCACAATCGATTTCACAATCGCCAGACCAATACCGCTGCCTTCGCCTTTACGCTGCCGTGAAGGGTCCACGCGATAAAAGCGGTCAAAGAGTCGCGGAAGATGTTGCGGGGGAATGGGGGGGCCGGGATTCTCAACGACTATCTGGACCAGACCATCCGCCTCTTTCACCCGCACGGTTACCGACTCACCTTTTGGCGTATAGCGCATGGCATTTGACAGCAGGTTACTCATTGCCCGGCGTAACATTAATGGGTCGCCTGAAACCCAGCATGCGCGTCCTTCAAACCGTAAACCAACCTCACGCTCCTCTGCCCAGGCTTCGAAAAAGTCGAACACTTTACCGACCTCATCAGCCAGATTGAGCGCTTTTTTTTCTGGGATCAGCTGATTGTTATCTGCCTGCGCCAGAAACAGCATATCACTCACCATTTTCGACATACGGCCAAACTCTTCGAGATTGGAATACAGCACATCTTCCAGTTCTTTTTGGGTGCGGGTCTGGCTGAGCGCAATTTCCGTTTGGGTGACGAGGTTAGTTATTGGCGTGCGGATCTCATGGGCAATATCCGCCGAGAAGTTCGACTGACGTTTAAATACGTCCTCGATGCGTTCGAGCATGTGATTAAACGAACTAACCAGTTGTTCCAGTTCAATAGGCACAGCCTGCGGATCGAGACGGACATCGAGATCTTTCGAGGTGATATTTTGGATGCGACGACTAACATTACGGATCGGTTCATGGCCTTTGTATACGGCGAACAGCACGATAAAAACAATCATGATGCTAATCAACGAAGCCGTCATAATTAACTTGTTTTTCAGATCGTTAATATAGTGCAGGTGAAAATCGATCGATAACGCCAGATACAGCGTATATGCTGGTTTTCCATCGGCAAGCTTTCCTACTGGCAGACGAATCATTCGCCAGTTAGACGATGTTTTCTGTCCGTGGATATGTCTGGAGGTTTGCAGTGTAGGGCCTGAGATAATAAAAACGTCGCTGGCATGAGCATTTTTATCCGGCCTTGCGCTGGCGATAAATTGCCGAAGATCCGGCGCATTGGGCGAATGAAAAATGGCCTTCTGGTTGCTATCTACCAGAGAAATAATGACGTTCGAGTAACCCGCCACCACATTTTTTAGCGTTTCCAGTCGGCGTGATTCTGGCTCGTTAGGTTGGTTAATAATCCGCTCCAGCGTGGTGCTAATCTCTTGTAAATCATTGATGTCCTGCTCGGCGAAGTGGACTTTCACGGAGTGGATCATTATCCATGCAAAGGCGAAAAATGACGCAATTGTCGCCAGACTGATAAAAAAGGTTAGTCGTGTCGCCAGTGAAAAAGGGCGCCGCCATCGTTTACTGGCCATCAGGAACCTCAAGCATATATCCCACGCCGCGCACGGTCTGAATCAGTTTCGGCTCATAATCGTTATCAATTTTGGCGCGCAGACGCTTAACGGCGACATCGATGGCATTAGTATCGCTGTCAAAATTCATATCCCAGACCTGGGAGGCGATCAGCGAGCGGGGTAAAACTTCCCCCTGATGGCGCAGGAAAAACTCAAGCAGCGTAAACTCTTTGCTGGTCAGAGTGATGCGCGTACCGCTGCGGTTAACTTTTCTGCTGACCAGATCGACCATTAAATCCGCGACCTGAAACTGGCTTTCGACAATCACCGCCGCGCCTCGACGCAACAGCGTTCTGACCCGTGCCAGCAGTTCGGCGAAGGCAAACGGTTTAACCAGGTAATCATCAGCACCCAATTCCAGACCTTTAACCCGATGTTCAATGGTACCCAGTGCGGTGAGGAGAAGAATGGGCATTCCTTTGTTGGCGGAACGCAGCATCCGCACGATATCCCAGCCGTTTACATCCGGCAGCATGATGTCGAGTATGAGCAGGTCGTAATCGCCGGTCATCGCCAGGTGATACCCGTTCAGGCCGTTATCCGCTAAATCCACGACAAAACCCGCTTCCGTCAGGCCTTTTGTCAGATATTCACCGGTTTTTTTCTCATCTTCGACTATCAAAACCTTCATCGCATTCTCCTTCACGCACGGGTTGTGCGGACTTTCAATTCTAGGGAAGCGGGATCGGATAGCAATCGGTTATTGGGAAAATGACAGTTTTGTCATTTTCCTGTCACCGGTTAAACAGAGTCACTTTAGTTAAAGTACAGCACTATAAATTCCTACACATTTTAGGGACATCAGTCCGGTCAGGACGAGAAGAACTATGAGCAAATTTAAGCTTCTTACTCTCAGCGCTATATTCGTGCTCGCCGGTTGTTCATTGGCGCCGGACTATCAGCGCCCGGCTTTGCCGGTGCCGCAGCAATTTTCTTTAAAACAGAATGCCCTGGTACCGGCTCCAGGTGAATATCAGGACACGGGCTGGCGGAGCTTCTTCGTTGACTCCCAGGTAAAGGCGCTGATTGGCGAGGCATTGG
This window of the Citrobacter freundii ATCC 8090 = MTCC 1658 = NBRC 12681 genome carries:
- a CDS encoding Cu(+)/Ag(+) sensor histidine kinase codes for the protein MASKRWRRPFSLATRLTFFISLATIASFFAFAWIMIHSVKVHFAEQDINDLQEISTTLERIINQPNEPESRRLETLKNVVAGYSNVIISLVDSNQKAIFHSPNAPDLRQFIASARPDKNAHASDVFIISGPTLQTSRHIHGQKTSSNWRMIRLPVGKLADGKPAYTLYLALSIDFHLHYINDLKNKLIMTASLISIMIVFIVLFAVYKGHEPIRNVSRRIQNITSKDLDVRLDPQAVPIELEQLVSSFNHMLERIEDVFKRQSNFSADIAHEIRTPITNLVTQTEIALSQTRTQKELEDVLYSNLEEFGRMSKMVSDMLFLAQADNNQLIPEKKALNLADEVGKVFDFFEAWAEEREVGLRFEGRACWVSGDPLMLRRAMSNLLSNAMRYTPKGESVTVRVKEADGLVQIVVENPGPPIPPQHLPRLFDRFYRVDPSRQRKGEGSGIGLAIVKSIVIAHHGKVSVTSDPYVTRFILTLPKHAM
- the cusR gene encoding copper response regulator transcription factor CusR translates to MKVLIVEDEKKTGEYLTKGLTEAGFVVDLADNGLNGYHLAMTGDYDLLILDIMLPDVNGWDIVRMLRSANKGMPILLLTALGTIEHRVKGLELGADDYLVKPFAFAELLARVRTLLRRGAAVIVESQFQVADLMVDLVSRKVNRSGTRITLTSKEFTLLEFFLRHQGEVLPRSLIASQVWDMNFDSDTNAIDVAVKRLRAKIDNDYEPKLIQTVRGVGYMLEVPDGQ